The Drosophila simulans strain w501 chromosome 3R, Prin_Dsim_3.1, whole genome shotgun sequence genome contains the following window.
TGTGTCGCCTGTTCCATTGAACTTGTTTTGTACACTTTACCCCCTGGTCGTCAACCGGTTATTGCATTTGgcaaaccaaaataaaaatcacaaaaaaaagcgattataaacaaaataataacaataacaatggtGGGGCACTCGGTCCGAGCCGGTTTATTTGCATGAGCAAAACATCAGATTTAAACTAACGAACTCTAATGGCACTGTTGTCGCCCGGGGATTTCTACGAATTTTGGCTGAGTTTCACCTGGCAGGTAACATTGTTCTGAGAATTTCTCTcacatttatgtttttatcgattttattttattttaatgaggtTGTACGTGTACATGTTAAATCACTCACATTTCGATGACGCATAGCGACAGCGTTTTTTGACTTCAATACGAACTTTTAAGCAATCTAAAGCATTCAAAATAATAAGTATTTATTGTTTGGTTAGCCTTGTTTAGAGATTATGTTTGTTATTGGCCATTTAAATGATTCAGATAGATTTCTTATCAGCACGTTGGAATAATATTTACTATAAGCTAATAGTAAGCACTGGTCGTATTGCGTCTAACAATTAACATAACAATTAGTAACGAAgtctataaaataataatctttgaaatatttatgagtcttgtttataaactaaaatatcgtcaaaatatttgttcaaatatttaagttcataggtttttttttttgtttaaaaattcaaaatccgatttaaatacacacacaaatcgGTAATGATAGATGGATGACATACAAACAACCATTCCGAAACCAATCGTCTCAACCAGCTCAATTAGTTTCCGATTCCATCGTGCCATTAGTTCCTCCTTATCGCCACCTCTCACCCTGGaattaaaatggattttacCTCCTCCGATCTACACTCAAGCTCCACTTGGAACAATTGATAACCGCTTTAAAGCTCAGTTCCCCAAAGAGAGTGGGGAGATTTGCATGTATGTACtatgtacatttgtatatTCTAGTGGATTTCAGTGCACAAAGCAGAAGCAGAGCGGGCTGATAAACTGAGTAAATGAGGCGAATacgaaatatgtataaatggaCATGTAAATATCAAAGTAAAGGAAAGTGAAACGCAAACTGCAAAAGTCAGCTGCTTGGGGAAGAGTGCCTTACAGTTAGCGATTACTACAAAATACAGTTACAGCCGATCGTCCAGAGCTCGCCAAATGGTCCACTCAGTACTAATTCGACAACGGTCTCTTAATAATCATTCCATGTGGATCCAGTGGATCCCTGGTACTCGTAGTATCAGCAACATATTAACCATAAAGTGCTCGGTCAAGTGATCGCGGGGATCTTGAGAATATACCTGGTGTACTCACTCGTAGTATCAGCAACTGATAATCGCCAAAGTTTCCATGGTTATAACTAAAATCCTGCACAAATTCCAGGGTATTAAAAGTGATCGTGGCGGATGCGTAACCCTGGTACCCGAAATCTCATCAATTGATCATCGCCAAATGCTCCTCATGCTATTGTTTTTTATCGGTCTTGTGTTTGTAGTGTGCTTCTCGAGCATATTGCTCCAAGCTATGATTTGGTAAATAAATCAGATATTCGCATAATACCTCGCACTACTGATAACTATAGATTTGTATTATCGGTGAGAGCGACAAGCGTCAGTGGTTTTTTGTCTTCTGACTTCCTGTTGTTGCCATCCTTTATCAATCCGAACAAAGGCCGGCTATAATGGACtgatatgatatatttttgcattgtGCTGAACTGAACTTCTTCTTATATATAGAGGGTGTGTTCCACAATTAAAACATCCAgggtttttatattattttccttACATATTATCAAATTGTGGGTGGAAATGTAAATACGTTAAAAATAAGTGCAATTGACTATATATGTGGAATACCTTACATCGATAATGAATTGTTCTCCAGACACAAATAAGTGGTCTcttatcaaaaatgcaaatagacTTGGTACgcaaatatagcttttgtGAACCCCCTTGAAGATTGTGTAAATGCAGTGGATAAGAGCCATTCGCTGCACTTGAAAGTGAAATGCCCAATCCGAAGGCTTACCCAATAGATCATCCCTAGCATCTATTTCCGTGCCACACTAATGTGTCAATCTATCTACATCTTGTTGTTCCGTTTCAGGTACCGGCAGACACGCTTCAGTTCGCGGCGTGTTCGAAAACGTGTGGTCTTCAAGCACGGCGAGTGCAACGTTGTGCAGGGAAATGTGGCCAAGAGACGGCGTCGCTATCTGCAGGTgagcggtgggcggtgggagtaacggggcgtggcagtgcgTGGCTATATCTAGTTGCCGGCCCACTTGCGTTCGATTTGTGGGGTATATTTAGACTTCCTTCGCGGGTTTGCATAACGCCTGTCACCGCGAGACTTGGGCGACAATTATGTAAATTGATTTGTGCTTCGCACGCGGAAttccaaaattaaatttatgtcgAAAGTATTCAAAGAATTTATGGGACACAACCATCTAGtagaatatattatatacctGAAAGCAAATGTTGTTTAGGCAATAATGGTTTGTTTTCATCCAACTTCCCATACTAACCTTTAaccctttttccttttccagGACATCTTCACCACCCTGGTCGACGCCCAGTGGCGCTGGACGCTGCTCGTCTTCGCCGCCAGCTTCGTGTTCTCGTGGGCCTTCTTTGGATTCATCTGGTGGATCATCGCCTACGCACACAACGATCTGGAGTACACCAATCTCAAGAACCAGTCACCCGATCTGGTGGCCAACATGACGCACACGGTGTGCGTAACACAGGTCTCCAATATGATGTCCGCCTTCCTGTACTCCGTGGAAACCCAGACGACGATAGGCTATGGTAATCGCTATGTGACGGAGGAGTGCCCGGAGGCGATATTCACGATGTGCATCCAGTGCATCACGGGTGTCTTCATCCAGGCGTTCATGGTGGGCATTGTGTTTGCCAAGCTGTCGCGTCCCAAGAAGCGTGCCCAGACGCTGCTTTTCTCGCGCAATGCTGTGATCTGCCACCGGGATGGAGTTCCATGCCTGATGTTCCGTGTGGGAGACATGCGCAAGTCGCACATCATCGAGGCCCATGTGCGGGCCCAGATCATCCGCAAGAAGGTGACAAAGGAAGGCGAGGTGCTGCCCTTCTACCAGCAGGAGTTGCACATCGGAGCCGATGGTGGAGAGGATCGGCTGATGTTCATCTGGCCCACGACCATAGTGCACAAGATTGATAGGAACAGTCCACTGTACATGCTCTCCGCCTCCGATATGCTAAAGGAACGCTTCGAAGTGGTGGTTATGCTGGGTGAGTTTTATCATATTCACTTCCTGGAAATGTAAACTAATAGCTAATCGATTTCAGAGGGTGTCATCGAGTCCACTGGCATGACCACGCAGGCCAGAAGCAGCTACTTGCCCTCGGAGGTGCTGTGGGGCCATCGCTTCGTCAATGTGGTGTCATTCCGCAAGGAGACCGGCGAGTACGAGGTGGACTACACGCTATTCAACAACACCTACGACGTGGACACTCCGTTGTGCAGCGCCAAGCAGCTGGACGAGCTTAAGTCGGAGTACTCGAAGAGCGCCAAGTGTGTGAATGCACCCTTTGCGGATCGCACGCTCTCGGCCACCTTGTTCCAGCGTATTGCCTCCGCCGCCTCGGTGGATCATCTGGATCCGGCGAGCGACGAATCGCTGGACTCTGGCCGCCTGCAGATACGCTCCCATTCCATACCCAACGGCGTGCTGGCCAGCGAGCTGGAGCCGCTGAATAACAACAAGCATGGCGCTTCGTTCACCATGGGTGGCCTGACCATCACGACGACGGCGCCCAGCATCCCCAACCTATCCAGTATTAACGAGAAGACCAACTCCGGAAATTCcataaacagcagcaactacagcaataacaatagcCTGAGCACGCTGACCGGAGGAGGAAGTGCTGCCAGCGGACCCGGAGGAGGCATCACCATTGTGGCCGGTtctggtggtggaggaggaggcggcggtaGACACAAGTCGAATCCCCGCCGACTTAGCATCAAGCAGGATCAGCTGCCCATCGATTCCATTTGTTGATATTATTAATTGAGTGGCTTCCCCGCCCTGTCCGTCAGTTATCTGATGTTGTATTCTAGTTAAGCATAGGCTCCCACTATACATAATTCTAACTCAAACTAATCTAAGCGAAATTCCATGGAGAGCTCATCTGTCATAGCCAtagagctgctgcagctgtgaACGCCCCTCAAAAATCCCCCTTTCCTGCTGAAGTGGAGGCAATCTGATTGTTACCCACCTACTCTACTCTACTTACTACTAACCCTGAAACGATTGTACATGTATATGTCTAGGCTAAGCTGATGAATGATTCACGTTGTTAGCTTTACTTGTGTTGAATTTACTATAGTTAAGTTACAAATTGATATTAACGCAAAGTAAGATGTGAGACCGAGAAACCAAAATGCTGCAACTTAGACAACTAGATAAATCTTTAAACGGCTCacttaacatgaaatttatgcgaAGACGCAGCGGAATTGAAAATTCCCTTTAAACCGATTATTCTATAATATTACTCACTTCAATGAGATAGAGAATGTACATTTTAATCCATATACtgtttcaaaaacaaaagcttcaATTATCATAAAGAGTGGACAATAAAATTGTATGCGTATGTGAGAGTGATtgataaatgaattttatttttaagcttcgCCCAGAttgtgcaaatgaaagacGGTGAATATAACCATAAGATGGAATGAAAAGAATCTAACCGATGCGTTTTATTTGGGATATTTAGGGTAGTGCATAGTATGAATCAAATGAAAGACagttcatatatttttgtagtgttttttctttaattttgaCGTTCTTTGTTTAGCTGAGGAAAAGTTTATCATTTTTAAAGCATACAAATTTCTCATATGAAacatacacaaatatatagCGACATACAAGTACAGGGATTGGTCAAAGGTGCTCAGAGATCCTTGGAAGCTGTTGATAGCACAACAAGGACATTCTTGGTATCTAAACACTCCTCATACCACAATTTATGTTAATAGAATACGCGAAGggtttgtttttatgtattttttatgtcCGTAGGCGTAGTAGTACAATAGTAGGTAATtagttcaatttcaatttacaacaaataatctttttattaaagttgcgcttttttttattgaatttcgtACTTTTCGATTTCGACTTGCAACAATCGATTTTCAAATGTGCGCGAAATTCAttacaacaattaaaatacatatgcCTATATTAACAATagatttatgttttgttttcgtatcGGATTTCCTTAAGTTGATATCGTATCTGTAGCTGTGGCttagtttaaagtttaacTCTTTATGCTGTAGGacatttttaagaatattaaatattaatatctcTTAATCGCTTATCTACTAAACCGTTTCAAGGACAGTTAACGGGACGCTCTAGCAagagcaattatttttatttaattttttttcgattctttcccttttttttagtattttcttTAGTTTCTTTGAGGTGTGATAGCACACTCATTGTTGCTTTAGCCTAGCGCTGGTTGATTAAATGTTAGCTAAGtttaaattatgtatttaCAGATGCTGTGTGCTATAGCTCGAAAGTGATAGGCtaatttgtgttattttttgtgtatgGGATTTTGATAAATGCCTTATGAGTTTAGAACGATTTACAACTATTCACCGCTGTGGTAGATCTTTCACTAGAGTATAGCTTACAAGTATATGTCTTACGCCCGTAATTCATGAAATGTCCAGCAATATTTCCAACCTTTACAatcgttttgtgtgtgtgtgtatttccTATCGtctattttatacatttttcttttcatcCATCTTtgtgttttcatattttacaaGCTAATATTATAGAGATGTAAACGGTTTCACCATCAAATATTGTTGGACGACGCGACGATGAGAAATGGATGAGTGGGATTGGTTCTGAATGTGAGCTGTTTACTGATTTACAAATTCATGTGaagcatatttaattacattctTTCGGATCTGTTTTTGCACGTTTTTCTGTCAGCTTGCCCTTCGGGGCGCAAAGATTTCGGAGTAAAAGAGCTGTTTTATCacaagttttgtttttcattaattgcaattaagtAAAAGGCTTCGCATGCGCTGTCCAGAAGGAACAACAGTATGTAAGACGAACTTGGACGAGTCCaaataatcaattaattaaaaaataaataacaatcatGCTGACTAAATGAGTAAACCATTAATGGGAGGATTGGTGCGATAAATGAAAGAGCTCCAATGGGCCGAAAGCAGCAGGTGCATCAGATGTTGCCAGCAACATGTGGCATCTAAAACAAGAAGTAGAATATCCAAATCGCCGCTCAGTAGTACAGATAACTGTTATTCATCATGTCGTAGCGGTAATcaaactgttgctgttgctgctgctcggatcgatgctgctgctcgcgCTGGAAACTAGTGAACCAACTCTTAGTTGCGGCAATTCGCAACAGGTACTTTCATTCCTTgcggtgctgctgttgctgctgacctcccggctgctgttgctgcgactgcagatgatgctgctgttgcaggtgTGGAGGCAGCCtcgactgctgttgctgctgctgcgacatCCCACCGACCACATGTTGCGCCTGCATTCCGTGGCTCTGATGGCTATGCATCGGAGCCTGAGTGGGCACGTGGCCATTCAGACTTCCTCCACTGGCCGACGAAACAGCATTGGAGGCAGCCGTAGCCGTGTTGTTACCCTCGGACTTTTCCCGGGGCAACAAGTAGACAGAGCCATCGGCAGCCTGTTGCAAACTGTAGTCCGCCGGCGAGCAGGGATTTCCCTCGGGATCCCGTAGGTACTGCAagataatgaaattaattagtttattaatATCAAGTCTGTGCATTTCTGCATTTGAGTGACACCTACCTGGAAGACATGACGATGCAGCATGGCAAACTTGTTCGAGATGCGCTTGCGTTCGCTCTCCAAATGATCCCGGTCCTGGTTGAGTTGGGTCTTGCGCTTAACCACCGCGTTCACCTCGTCCTCGAGAGTCAGGATCTGGTCCAATTTGCGTTTCCTGCAATTCTGGGCAGCGACCTTGTTCTTTCCACGCCGACGAATGTCGCGAATCAGCGACAACTGGTTCTCGCTAAGGTCGTACTTCGACAAGCGCTCGTTGAACTCGTCCATGGGCAGGTTGATGATGTCCGGCACTGAAATGGGTATGTTCAGGGATCGGGCGCGCTTTTCATCGCGTGTCAGATGCTCTTCCTCcaggctgctgctgtttccgCCAacactgctgctgttgccggcACTCGTTCCCTTCGATGCGGTTTTAGTGGCAACCAGAGGCTTCTTATCGCGTGCCTGAGGTCTGGGAAGGGATCCACTTCCCTGGGGTAGCGAGTAGGTATGATTTAGTTGCACCAAATCCTGCGAAGTCCTGGGCGATGGTCGTACTGTATAGTCGCCGGAAAAGGCGCTGCCACTGGCTCCCATGCCATAagcctgatgatgatgatagtCCTTGGACAGAGCGGGTCCCATCGCTCCTGGCTCACTGATTCCACCGCTGGCCATTCCCGAGGAGGCGTACCCAGCATCGTACTCGTACTTGATACTCTGCGATTGGACTGCAGTCGCGGCTGCTGGTGGAGCTGTTGGTGGCAGAGCCGAGGGCGTCTGCTTATGGGGATCCCTCTTGCCGTACAGCTGATGCTTCTTCTGCGCCACCGGCGGCTGACGTGTGGCGGTGCTAAGCCGCgaattgttgttgtagctgaAGTCGTAGGGGCCTCCATACTTGCCCTGATGGTAATCCTGGGCGGAGTCGCTGCCCTCACCCCACTCGCCGTCGGAGAGGGACGGCACTCGCTCGGAACCCATCGAACTGACAGCACTGTCGCTGGACGCGTCCAAGCGATCCGCACCGCCCTGTGCTCCTGCACCGCCGCTGGCCAAGAGATCGGCGGTCATTCCTGTTGCTCCAGCTCCCACAGCTGAGCCACTCATTGGGCCCACACCGCCGGATGCTCCGTTGGCCTGGTTACCGTGCGGATTTCCCGCCCCAAGTTGTGCCGAGCTACCGGAGCCGTTGCTAACATGTCCACTGCTGGGCAAGCCCAGAACCGAGGAGTTGTTGCTAGTGCTGTTGTCAACCATGCGACAGAAGCCTGCAATGAAAGATAGTAGGTTAGTTAGTAGAGTACATTAATGGATCAGCAGTTAAGCCTTAGTATAATCACTTACTACTAGTTAAAAATAATCCACCTAAGCTCATAACCCAAGTATATATTTTAGGTGTTATCAGCTGACAAGTTTTCCATTGAACTTCATGTGCGATGGAAATATTTACACTAGCAAAcgcaatattattttaagctATCCTCCCAATTGATCGAAAACGAACTAGTTTCCCAACTGGTGCTACTGCTTTTGGCCTGACCCACTTCAAGTAGACGGTCTTGATTGGGGAGGATCGCCCTTATCGCAAGAAACGTCTTGAGTCACTCGCAGCTTCGATTATTCAGCACAAATTTACGACTAGCGTTCAGTTTCGCTGTTCGAAATGAGGAGAAATACTAAAAACTGTGCAGTCATTTTCCATATTTCACTGGACTTATCTTATCTCGGTCGATAAGGaatgagtgtgtgcgtgtgtgaggaAGAGCTCGTGTGCGTCTCCCAgttattttttgctgtttcGCAAATACCTGGCCACCTTTCCACATCGTTCTGGCCCCGCCGCCTGCTGATAAGAAGGAGTCAGATCTGCTGCCCCCAGTGTATCTAATCACAGTCTAAACGGAGAACAAACGACACGCCCAAGGggcattttttttggttttctggtCTAACCAAAAACACATAATCTCCATGTGCAATCTGGCATTATTGCGCGCCTGCAGTTAATTAGACAAATCAATTCGTAAGCTGATTGGGACAAGCTCTCGTGTATTTATACCCTCTGTGGGCAAGGTCAAAGCTTAAACCATAAACATTGATGACTTGACAAAATGCGATACTTTGTATGAGCACGTATACAATTACGGGGCACTCTCTTTATAACGAAAGCTCTGTTTTATGAACCTTCGTAGTTGTTGAACTCTATTTTTAGACATAATGGTTATAATGCTCTTTGCTTCAAGTTTCCCATACGCAATATCAACTtgatcaaaatatttttctactGAAGCTAGTCGTATAAATAACAGTAATGCTCGTATTTATGGGTTCTCCATATCGATAGTGCACTGTAACTGTGCAGGAGAGTTATCAGCGACGAACTGAGCGCAAGACATAACGGAAACCATAAAGATAACCGTTAAAGCCAGTGACACGTTTCATGATGTGCAGAAAAAAAAGCTTAATAACAATATGAAAATCCAAATTGAGACCGTCTTTGTTTCGTTAGGACGTAACCCACATacgttataatttttatgccgATCTCAAGAACGTGAACTCCACAGCAACTCCTTTGGAATTCCGCGTCAAGAGATTAGCAACTACTCATGTGCCTCTACTCTCCTATGCTCTTCCGAGCTTTTTTTAACGTTATTGTTTCGAATAGCGATGACTCAGCagtttaaaaatagtaaacagcaaacaggcgggcaaataataaaataagcgaaatgaaaaaaaaacttgctGAGCGGGCATTAGGCAGCGGTGGCGGGAGAGGCTAGGAAAGCGCtcgagagagggagagcgaaGAACGTTCCGCTGATATCAGAAACAGCAAAAAGATCGCCGTGCGGCATGACTAATGAAAAAATTGTTACGCGGTCacaagtaaaatatttttgagggCTTTCGCTCTTATTCTTTTTTGGCAACACCGAAAATAACACCATGCagagcattttccattttccattttccccgaTCTCACTCACTCTCACCTGTTGGATTGTCCCGTTCACCGTTTTTGGGATGCTGCTACAGAACGCTCGAAATTCGCCGAATTATAACTCACTGAGCTAAATTATATAGCTATGTACATTTATACATAGGTACGTCGATCGTATATCAGCTACACTGAATCGAAATGcgtcattattttattaaattggtTATGCTAATTACATTAACTTTACGGCACGTTGCGCGTTGCGATCTTTACTGCATAcaggtatgtgtgtgtgtgcatatatatGGCTAAATGGATTTTCGAGTCGCGTCGGTTCTAATATTTACTTTACTATCGTATTCGATTGTTCGTGTTCGACTGATTTGCCTCTGACTCGCGCTCTGTTCTTTTCGCTTTGCTTTCCGCCCTGCTTTTGAGTGCTTTTTTCgtcgtttgttgttgttggtattTTCGCTGGCTGTCGTTTGAATCGCAAGTGAGTGGCAATCGCGAAACCTGAGCGCCCGCTCCCTTCTACACACGATCACTCGGGCAAACTGTGAACTAATTGTACAAAATTTTGTATGCTAATCGCGCAAGAACGATAAACTGTAAAAAAAGCTCATGGGCCGAGTGGATTTGTGCTTGAGTCGCTTGTGCGCGCGCTTTTTGCTCCGTTCTGAGTCAAAGCTTGCGGTAAGTGGGTGGGGAATTCGGCAACGATGCGCAATCCACTTAACGGACCAAAAGCTCGTCCATCACTTAAGGGAACTTTTTGGCAAGCAGAAAGctcacactgagagaaacttATTCTTTTACTTTGTCTAGATCATTTGGCTATCTACTAGCTTGATATAACTTTTCGTAGATTTTAGTTGTATAGGAATAAGATAATCAACTATACTAGGAATAAACATAGTACTCACTCTCATTCATGTCCATCAAGTGCAGATCCTCGTCGGTGAAAATGGAGTTGATAAAGCCATCCGTCTGGTTAATGTCCGATGAGGTGTTCTAAGGATATCATCGTTTATAAACGCTGCATTGAGAGATGAGGTTGAGGTCCAACTTACCCCGTAGTACATCAGATCGTGCTCCACTTTGtaggcggcagcagcagcggcggctcCATCGGCCTCGTGACTGGAGTTGGTCAGATGCATGCTGGAGGTCACAGCCGATCCCAGATTGTGCCCGTAGTGGGGCTGCCCGGTGGGGCAGATGTCGCCCAAGGCGGCGGCATTCGGGTGGTGCAACATGGCAGCGTGgtgcggcggcggtggtggtggcggctgCAAGGAAGCATTGGCGCCACTGCCATACTGACCATGCTGGCCAGGAGTGCCGGGTGCTACGTTCGAGGGACTCGCCTGGTAGGAGTAGCCGGGATAGTGGTGCGGATACGGCGACATATCGGATACCCCGCCCACCATGCTCGGAATGGGACTGAAGTAGGTGGCAAAGTCCTGGAGACGCTCCATCGAAACGCTGCGATTCAGACGCGGCATGCGGCCCTGCAAGTGGAGAAGAGTGGGGTAAAGACATTGATTAATACGGCGCTCGTCGCTTAGCCGCGTTGATGTATTAACAAGGTGAGAAGGGTTCGGAATTACGAAACTTATAACTCAATAACCGATCAATCATCCGCCAGGGGAATTCTCTAGAAACGCGGCCAGACAATAAACCGAATTCAAATTGCGCTACAAGTAACAATCTCCTGGCTGTCAGAGTCTCCGACTCCAACTCCAAACTTGGAATCAGACTCACTGTGTAAGCCAAAAAACGTGCACAATGTATCGGTCTGGCGATTTGACTGCCAGGCCAGATCGATCAACGtggaattgaaatgaaattcgtATCTTTCAAATTGACAAGTGCTCGGGGTTCGCAGCTCAGCCAGCGGTCTTGgccagttttatttttgtatcaGTCTTTTTTTTCTCCCCCCCcgtattatttgttattttcctAAGACTCCTCCTCTGTAAAAAGCTGGCTCTGTAAGTCGTGGCATCTGGGCATCTTGGGCTGGCTGGGCTGACTGATGGCCGGAGATCGTGAGACTACCACTACGACTTCATTAGGCCgccttttgttattgttaattACCGGtgggtttatttatttgttcaacTAATTCCGCAGCCACCGCGTGGGCGAATGGCCAGGGTATTATTTCATATTCGACTCCCATCTGaatcacactcacactcgaaTATAATAATCAATATTTCCTCGAACTGCGATCCTTTATCGTTTCGCTTTTGGCGGCACCAATTTGTTCTTAATGCTAAATGCCGCCGCCGCGTGCAATTAAGATCTTTCAGATGCGATGGACACCTATATCTGGCTGACGTTGACGCTGATGCACTTTGACACTGACATTGCCGATACGGATCGAAAACGAGAAATCGAGAAACGATTATTCCGACAAAAGAATCCGAATACTGGATTCGGATCGAACTCCTTTGCGCGTTGACGTTGAGTTGTCGTTTGACCAGCAtcaactgactgactgacggaATGACAGTAGCCAAGGCaactcacacagatactccgGGGAGATGGATGCATTCCCagctgagtgtgtgtgtgtgtgagtcagTGAGGGCTGAGCAAACAACCTGTATCCCCCGAGTATCTCACCATTCCACTCGCATGTGTATCTAATGAATGCCTCAACACGCTCCTGAACGCAAACAGGTATGTGTGGCAGACCAAAAACGGCAGGTAGGAGCCATTGGGCGTTCACTTCAGCCAGTTGCAGTCGCTCTGTtcgtatctttgtatctttgtatctgtgaG
Protein-coding sequences here:
- the LOC6729206 gene encoding G protein-activated inward rectifier potassium channel 3 isoform X2, which translates into the protein MDDIQTTIPKPIVSTSSISFRFHRAISSSLSPPLTLELKWILPPPIYTQAPLGTIDNRFKAQFPKESGEICMYRQTRFSSRRVRKRVVFKHGECNVVQGNVAKRRRRYLQDIFTTLVDAQWRWTLLVFAASFVFSWAFFGFIWWIIAYAHNDLEYTNLKNQSPDLVANMTHTVCVTQVSNMMSAFLYSVETQTTIGYGNRYVTEECPEAIFTMCIQCITGVFIQAFMVGIVFAKLSRPKKRAQTLLFSRNAVICHRDGVPCLMFRVGDMRKSHIIEAHVRAQIIRKKVTKEGEVLPFYQQELHIGADGGEDRLMFIWPTTIVHKIDRNSPLYMLSASDMLKERFEVVVMLEGVIESTGMTTQARSSYLPSEVLWGHRFVNVVSFRKETGEYEVDYTLFNNTYDVDTPLCSAKQLDELKSEYSKSAKCVNAPFADRTLSATLFQRIASAASVDHLDPASDESLDSGRLQIRSHSIPNGVLASELEPLNNNKHGASFTMGGLTITTTAPSIPNLSSINEKTNSGNSINSSNYSNNNSLSTLTGGGSAASGPGGGITIVAGSGGGGGGGGRHKSNPRRLSIKQDQLPIDSIC
- the LOC6729206 gene encoding G protein-activated inward rectifier potassium channel 3 isoform X8 is translated as MDMYRQTRFSSRRVRKRVVFKHGECNVVQGNVAKRRRRYLQDIFTTLVDAQWRWTLLVFAASFVFSWAFFGFIWWIIAYAHNDLEYTNLKNQSPDLVANMTHTVCVTQVSNMMSAFLYSVETQTTIGYGNRYVTEECPEAIFTMCIQCITGVFIQAFMVGIVFAKLSRPKKRAQTLLFSRNAVICHRDGVPCLMFRVGDMRKSHIIEAHVRAQIIRKKVTKEGEVLPFYQQELHIGADGGEDRLMFIWPTTIVHKIDRNSPLYMLSASDMLKERFEVVVMLEGVIESTGMTTQARSSYLPSEVLWGHRFVNVVSFRKETGEYEVDYTLFNNTYDVDTPLCSAKQLDELKSEYSKSAKCVNAPFADRTLSATLFQRIASAASVDHLDPASDESLDSGRLQIRSHSIPNGVLASELEPLNNNKHGASFTMGGLTITTTAPSIPNLSSINEKTNSGNSINSSNYSNNNSLSTLTGGGSAASGPGGGITIVAGSGGGGGGGGRHKSNPRRLSIKQDQLPIDSIC
- the LOC6729206 gene encoding G protein-activated inward rectifier potassium channel 3 isoform X3; its protein translation is MVITKILHKFQGIKSDRGGCVTLVPEISSIDHRQMLLMLLFFIGLVFVVCFSSILLQAMIWYRQTRFSSRRVRKRVVFKHGECNVVQGNVAKRRRRYLQDIFTTLVDAQWRWTLLVFAASFVFSWAFFGFIWWIIAYAHNDLEYTNLKNQSPDLVANMTHTVCVTQVSNMMSAFLYSVETQTTIGYGNRYVTEECPEAIFTMCIQCITGVFIQAFMVGIVFAKLSRPKKRAQTLLFSRNAVICHRDGVPCLMFRVGDMRKSHIIEAHVRAQIIRKKVTKEGEVLPFYQQELHIGADGGEDRLMFIWPTTIVHKIDRNSPLYMLSASDMLKERFEVVVMLEGVIESTGMTTQARSSYLPSEVLWGHRFVNVVSFRKETGEYEVDYTLFNNTYDVDTPLCSAKQLDELKSEYSKSAKCVNAPFADRTLSATLFQRIASAASVDHLDPASDESLDSGRLQIRSHSIPNGVLASELEPLNNNKHGASFTMGGLTITTTAPSIPNLSSINEKTNSGNSINSSNYSNNNSLSTLTGGGSAASGPGGGITIVAGSGGGGGGGGRHKSNPRRLSIKQDQLPIDSIC
- the LOC6729206 gene encoding G protein-activated inward rectifier potassium channel 3 isoform X5 → MLLMLLFFIGLVFVVCFSSILLQAMIWYRQTRFSSRRVRKRVVFKHGECNVVQGNVAKRRRRYLQDIFTTLVDAQWRWTLLVFAASFVFSWAFFGFIWWIIAYAHNDLEYTNLKNQSPDLVANMTHTVCVTQVSNMMSAFLYSVETQTTIGYGNRYVTEECPEAIFTMCIQCITGVFIQAFMVGIVFAKLSRPKKRAQTLLFSRNAVICHRDGVPCLMFRVGDMRKSHIIEAHVRAQIIRKKVTKEGEVLPFYQQELHIGADGGEDRLMFIWPTTIVHKIDRNSPLYMLSASDMLKERFEVVVMLEGVIESTGMTTQARSSYLPSEVLWGHRFVNVVSFRKETGEYEVDYTLFNNTYDVDTPLCSAKQLDELKSEYSKSAKCVNAPFADRTLSATLFQRIASAASVDHLDPASDESLDSGRLQIRSHSIPNGVLASELEPLNNNKHGASFTMGGLTITTTAPSIPNLSSINEKTNSGNSINSSNYSNNNSLSTLTGGGSAASGPGGGITIVAGSGGGGGGGGRHKSNPRRLSIKQDQLPIDSIC